A window of the Gossypium hirsutum isolate 1008001.06 chromosome A03, Gossypium_hirsutum_v2.1, whole genome shotgun sequence genome harbors these coding sequences:
- the LOC107886830 gene encoding uncharacterized protein isoform X2, with protein MQLFVFISKTQSSSHLMNFILISSSVCVTYLVVSVLLLNGSKPPSLRAYSSYQDVNTPTTVEHIVFGIASNQKSWTKRKEYVKLWWKPRQMRGCLFLESMPSNATLMDVDDVTLPPICISEDTSRFRYTYRGGLRSAIRVARVGSETVALNHPNVRWYVFGDDDTVFFPENLAKTLSKYDHQLWYYIGAGSEIYEQNRIFGFGMAFGGAGFAISYPLAKVLAKVFDSCIERYPHLYGSDSRVYSCLTELGVGLTREPGFHQFDVRGNAFGLLAAHPLTPLVSLHHIDNIDPIFPSMTTSKAMQHLFHAANVDPQRILQQTVCYDRWSSWTFSVSWGYAIQAYSKPVSLPDVLPVPETFRQWKRGNVLAGVYTFNTKKFHPHPCQRPTIFYLNSVSSTKHGIIETVYNKSHEDCTLFMDPTRKLEEIRVFTKKLDLNHKQAPRRHCCDVLPSKSGKVLDVAIRECGEDELIYMHA; from the exons ATGCAGCTTTTTGTGTTCATCTCCAAAACCCAATCTTCTTCTCATCTCATGAACTTCATTTTGATCTCATCTTCTGTTTGTGTCACCTATCTTGTTGTATCGGTTTTGTTACTCAACGGCTCGAAGCCGCCGTCTCTGCGTGCGTATTCTTCTTACCAAGATGTTAATACACCGACGACAGTGGAGCATATTGTTTTCGGGATAGCTTCGAATCAGAAATCATGGACGAAACGGAAGGAGTATGTTAAGTTATGGTGGAAGCCTCGTCAAATGCGTGGATGTTTGTTCCTTGAAAGCATGCCTTCTAATGCAACTTtaatggatgttgatgatgttaCTTTGCCTCCTATATGCATTTCGGAGGATACTTCGAGGTTTCGTTACACTTACAGGGGTGGTCTTCGATCGGCGATCCGTGTAGCACGTGTGGGTTCGGAGACAGTTGCTCTTAACCATCCTAATGTAAGGTGGTATGTTTTTGGGGATGATGACACAGTTTTCTTTCCGGAGAACTTGGCAAAGACACTTTCTAAATACGATCATCAGCTTTGGTACTACATCGGGGCTGGCTCGGAGATTTATGAACAGAACAGGATTTTCGGGTTCGGAATGGCGTTCGGGGGAGCAGGCTTTGCTATAAGTTACCCATTGGCTAAAGTTTTGGCTAAAGTTTTCGATTCATGTATAGAACGCTATCCTCATCTCTACGGAAGTGATTCCAGGGTCTACTCTTGCTTGACGGAGCTCGGTGTAGGCTTGACACGTGAACCCGGCTTTCATCAG TTTGATGTTCGGGGTAATGCATTCGGTCTATTGGCTGCTCATCCATTGACACCATTGGTATCACTCCATCACATAGATAACATAGACCCAATATTCCCTAGTATGACAACATCCAAGGCAATGCAACATTTATTCCATGCAGCAAACGTTGATCCTCAGCGGATTTTGCAACAAACGGTCTGCTACGATCGTTGGTCTTCATGGACTTTTTCGGTTTCATGGGGCTATGCCATTCAAGCATACAGCAAACCTGTATCTTTACCAGATGTTCTCCCTGTGCCAGAAACATTCAGGCAATGGAAACGGGGAAATGTATTGGCAGGAGTGTACACATTTAACACCAAAAAATTCCACCCACACCCTTGCCAGAGACCCACAATCTTCTATTTAAACAGTGTATCTTCTACCAAGCACGGAATAATAGAGACTGTTTACAATAAATCTCACGAAGATTGCACGCTTTTCATGGATCCGACGCGGAAACTCGAAGAAATCCGAGTTTTCACTAAGAAACTAGACCTTAACCACAAGCAG GCACCGAGAAGGCATTGTTGTGACGTGTTACCGTCTAAATccggcaaagttttggatgttgcgATACGGGAATGCGGTGAAGATGAACTGATTTACATGCATGCATAG
- the LOC107886830 gene encoding uncharacterized protein isoform X1 → MQLFVFISKTQSSSHLMNFILISSSVCVTYLVVSVLLLNGSKPPSLRAYSSYQDVNTPTTVEHIVFGIASNQKSWTKRKEYVKLWWKPRQMRGCLFLESMPSNATLMDVDDVTLPPICISEDTSRFRYTYRGGLRSAIRVARVGSETVALNHPNVRWYVFGDDDTVFFPENLAKTLSKYDHQLWYYIGAGSEIYEQNRIFGFGMAFGGAGFAISYPLAKVLAKVFDSCIERYPHLYGSDSRVYSCLTELGVGLTREPGFHQFDVRGNAFGLLAAHPLTPLVSLHHIDNIDPIFPSMTTSKAMQHLFHAANVDPQRILQQTVCYDRWSSWTFSVSWGYAIQAYSKPVSLPDVLPVPETFRQWKRGNVLAGVYTFNTKKFHPHPCQRPTIFYLNSVSSTKHGIIETVYNKSHEDCTLFMDPTRKLEEIRVFTKKLDLNHKQMQAPRRHCCDVLPSKSGKVLDVAIRECGEDELIYMHA, encoded by the exons ATGCAGCTTTTTGTGTTCATCTCCAAAACCCAATCTTCTTCTCATCTCATGAACTTCATTTTGATCTCATCTTCTGTTTGTGTCACCTATCTTGTTGTATCGGTTTTGTTACTCAACGGCTCGAAGCCGCCGTCTCTGCGTGCGTATTCTTCTTACCAAGATGTTAATACACCGACGACAGTGGAGCATATTGTTTTCGGGATAGCTTCGAATCAGAAATCATGGACGAAACGGAAGGAGTATGTTAAGTTATGGTGGAAGCCTCGTCAAATGCGTGGATGTTTGTTCCTTGAAAGCATGCCTTCTAATGCAACTTtaatggatgttgatgatgttaCTTTGCCTCCTATATGCATTTCGGAGGATACTTCGAGGTTTCGTTACACTTACAGGGGTGGTCTTCGATCGGCGATCCGTGTAGCACGTGTGGGTTCGGAGACAGTTGCTCTTAACCATCCTAATGTAAGGTGGTATGTTTTTGGGGATGATGACACAGTTTTCTTTCCGGAGAACTTGGCAAAGACACTTTCTAAATACGATCATCAGCTTTGGTACTACATCGGGGCTGGCTCGGAGATTTATGAACAGAACAGGATTTTCGGGTTCGGAATGGCGTTCGGGGGAGCAGGCTTTGCTATAAGTTACCCATTGGCTAAAGTTTTGGCTAAAGTTTTCGATTCATGTATAGAACGCTATCCTCATCTCTACGGAAGTGATTCCAGGGTCTACTCTTGCTTGACGGAGCTCGGTGTAGGCTTGACACGTGAACCCGGCTTTCATCAG TTTGATGTTCGGGGTAATGCATTCGGTCTATTGGCTGCTCATCCATTGACACCATTGGTATCACTCCATCACATAGATAACATAGACCCAATATTCCCTAGTATGACAACATCCAAGGCAATGCAACATTTATTCCATGCAGCAAACGTTGATCCTCAGCGGATTTTGCAACAAACGGTCTGCTACGATCGTTGGTCTTCATGGACTTTTTCGGTTTCATGGGGCTATGCCATTCAAGCATACAGCAAACCTGTATCTTTACCAGATGTTCTCCCTGTGCCAGAAACATTCAGGCAATGGAAACGGGGAAATGTATTGGCAGGAGTGTACACATTTAACACCAAAAAATTCCACCCACACCCTTGCCAGAGACCCACAATCTTCTATTTAAACAGTGTATCTTCTACCAAGCACGGAATAATAGAGACTGTTTACAATAAATCTCACGAAGATTGCACGCTTTTCATGGATCCGACGCGGAAACTCGAAGAAATCCGAGTTTTCACTAAGAAACTAGACCTTAACCACAAGCAG ATGCAGGCACCGAGAAGGCATTGTTGTGACGTGTTACCGTCTAAATccggcaaagttttggatgttgcgATACGGGAATGCGGTGAAGATGAACTGATTTACATGCATGCATAG